The genomic DNA TGCTGCACCGCCCCAGACCGCCCAGTTGATACCTTTTCCGACACGCACCATGACCCGAACGCCCCGCACACAGACCCGACGCCAGCTTCCTCGACCTCGACTCAAAGCATTCCTCGGGCCGGCCTTTATCGCCGCAATCGCTTACGTCGACCCCGGAAACGTCGCCGCAAATATCACCGCGGGTGCCCGTTACGGATACACGCTGGTGTGGGTTCTTATTGCGTCCAATATCTTTGCGATGGTCGTTCAGTACCTTTCGGCCAAACTGGGAATCGTCACCGGGCAGTCATTACCTGAAGTCCTAGGAAAACGCCTGAGTAAACCCACCCGAATCGCCTTTTGGGCGCAAGCTGAGATCGTTGCCGCAGCAACCGACCTCGCCGAGGTCATCGGAGGGGCACTAGCTCTCAACCTTCTGTTCAATATCCCCCTACTCTGGGGAGGGGTGATCATCGGAGTTGTTTCCCTGGGGTTGCTCATGGTCCAATCCGATGGACACCAACGCCGTTTCGAGGCGATCATCGTTGCTCTCCTCATCGTCATCACGTGTGGATTCCTCGCAGGACTTTTCGTTACTCCCCCGGACTGGGCGGCAACAGCATCCGGCCTCGTTCCCCGGTTTGCCGGTACCGACTCGGTTCTCGTTGCAGCTTCCATGCTCGGGGCAACCGTCATGCCACATGCCGTCTACCTACATTCCACGTTGGTCAATGACCATCCGACGCAGCAAACAGATACGGCCCACTACCTGCGTGCCACCCGAATCGATGTGCTGTGGGCCCTGAGCTTGGCCGGCATTGTCAATACGGGTCTCCTCTTGCTTGCCGCGGTTGCCCTTCAGGGTGCAAGCGGAACCGACACGATCGAGGGGGCTCACGCCGCAATCCTCTCCAGCTTCGGCCCTGCAATCGCAACGATTTTCGCTGTTGGGCTTCTTGCCTCGGGGCTTGCGTCGACATCGGTTGGTGCTTACGCGGGCTCTGAGATCATGAGCGGACTGCTGCATATCCGAGTTCCACTCCTTGTCCGCCGCCTCGTCACCCTTATTCCTGCGCTCGTTATCTTGGCGTTCGGCGTGGAACCAACCTGGGCACTAGTTATTTCGCAGGTCGTTCTTTCCTTCGGAATCCCCTTCGCGATCATCCCTCTCATGGCCTACACCCGAAACCCGGAAATCATGGGGAAGCACAGCAATGGTCGGGTACTACGGATCGTTGCGGGTGTCATTGCTGGCGTCATCGTTGCTCTGAACATCGCATTGATCTATTTGACAGCGACCGGAGCTGCGTAGAACCGCGGATACAACGACGCACGTGCGGGGACTCGCCATCTCCAAGAACTGACGTTCACTCTTGCTCAGAGACACCCCACGCGCGCAAAAAATCGCCTCTCTCAGTAACGGAAACGTTTTCGGAAAGCCGGTCACAAAAGCACTGAAAATGACCAGGAATCTCTCACGAAACCCCCTACACCCATCCCCTCCCCAACTTTTCGTCACCAAATTGTGACCTGAAACGCAGATATTCCCCTGAAATCCTCACCCAATCCGGTCTACATTAGGGGCACCGGAAACGTTACCGGTCAGTGATGACAACACATTCATCGCTTCTGGGAACGCCACCGATCGACATATTCCTTCAATGCTGACGCAAAGCCGCGTCAGCACAATAAAGTCCAAGGGAGGACCCACCCGATGTCGAAGCTAACCAAAGTTGCCGCAGGAGCTGTTGCCGCAACCCTCGCCCTGACAACTCTCGCCGCATGTTCGTCTGGAAACACGGCGAAAGATGACGGCAAAGGCTCCGTCTACTACCTGAGCTTCAAGCCCGAACAAGACAAGGTGTGGCAACAAGTTGCCAAGACCTACACTGAGGAAACCGGTGTTCCCGTCAAGGTGGTGACCGCCGCCTCAGGGACCTACGAGCAGACTCTCAAGTCAGAAATCGCCAAGTCAGATGCCCCAACACTGTTCCAGATCAACGGTCCAATCGGCCTGAAGAACTGGAAGAACTACACAGCCGACCTGACCGACACTGACCTGTACAAGAATCTCATCGACAAGTCGATGGCCGTGAGCGAGGACGGCAAAGCCTACGGTATCCCCTACGTCGTTGAAGGCTACGGCATCATCTACAACCAAGCGATCATGGACAAGTACTTCGCTCTGCCGGGAGCAAAGGTGTCCTCGATGGATGAAGTCAAGGATTTCATGACTCTGAAGTCCCTCGTTGAAGACATGCAGTCCAAGAAAGACGACCTGGGCATCAAGGGCGTTTTCGCTTCGACATCACTCAAGCCCGGTGAGGATTGGCGCTGGCAGACCCACCTGGCAGACCTGCCCGTTCATTACGAGTACCAGGACGACGGCGTTGACGACAAGGCTGACCTGAAGTTCGCCTACAACAAAGAATTCAAGAACATTTTCGACCTGTACCTCAACAACTCAACAATCGAACCGCAGCTTGCCTCCTCGAAGGCCGTCTCTGATTCGATGGCTGAGTTCGCCCTCGGCCAGGCCGCAATGGTTCAGAATGGTAACTGGGCCTACGGTCAGGTTGCTGACGTTGATGGCAACACGGTGAAAGCCGAAGATGTCCACATGCTGCCGATCTACACCGGACACAAGGGTGAAGAAAAGCAGGGCCTCAACATTGGCACGGAAAACTTCTTCTCCATTAACTCCAAAGCATCTGAAGCCAACCAAAAGGCCTCCATCGACTTCGTCAACTGGTTGATCTCCTCCGAAACCGGAAAGAAATTCATGGTTGAGGACCTCGGATTCATTCCGCCGTTCTCCACGTTCTCCGAGTCCGAGCAGCCAGCTGATCCGTTGGCCAAGGAGGTCATCAAGTCGCTGGCCGATACCGAGACCGAGGTTGTTCCGTGGGTCTTCACCACATTCCCGTCGCAGACTTTCAAGGACGATTTCGGCGCTTCACTGGCTCAGTACGCAGCCGGTCAGATGTCCTGGGATGACGTGGTCAAGGGATTTGTCTCCTCGTGGAAAGCTGAAAAGGGCGCCTAAGTGGGAGACTCCCCGCTCGTCCTCGGCAATGAATGATTCCCTCAATGGGAGAGTTCGCCGCGGACGCAGCGGGGCCCACGTGGTGGCAGCGCCTCAGTGCCTGACTGCACGGCGCTGCCACCCTGCGGGGGCTTGGATCATTGACGATCCTTTCCCCGTGCCCATCCTCATTGACGAGGACGAACACGCCTCTTCCCCCATTCCCCACCCTCCCCCCGGAGCTTCTGAAATTCACCGGGCACTGCCCACTCCCTGCTGTTTCCTCCGCCATTCATCGGCTCCGCAATTTACACACATCTTTGGAGCACCACTCATGCTGAAAAGTCTAAAAAGATGGGGCGCCCTCTTTATGGGGCCCACCCTCGTGTCCTTTGGGCTTGCGTTCCTTGCGCCGTTCTTCATCGGCCTCTATCTGTCACTGTGCGAATTCACCACGGTGACGGACGCATCGTTCGTCGGTCTCAAAAATTACTTCACGGCCTTCTCCGAAGGTCAGGGCTTCGTCCAAGCACTCCTGTTCACCGCTGCCGTCACCGTCATCGCCGTCATCACGGTGAACGTTTTTGCTTTCGCCATTGCCTACATCCTCACCCGCAAACTCTCGGGAACAAATTTCTTCCGCACCGTATTCTTCATGCCGAACCTCATCGGCGGAATCGTTCTGGGCTACACGTGGCAAACAA from Schaalia sp. ZJ405 includes the following:
- a CDS encoding Nramp family divalent metal transporter encodes the protein MTRTPRTQTRRQLPRPRLKAFLGPAFIAAIAYVDPGNVAANITAGARYGYTLVWVLIASNIFAMVVQYLSAKLGIVTGQSLPEVLGKRLSKPTRIAFWAQAEIVAAATDLAEVIGGALALNLLFNIPLLWGGVIIGVVSLGLLMVQSDGHQRRFEAIIVALLIVITCGFLAGLFVTPPDWAATASGLVPRFAGTDSVLVAASMLGATVMPHAVYLHSTLVNDHPTQQTDTAHYLRATRIDVLWALSLAGIVNTGLLLLAAVALQGASGTDTIEGAHAAILSSFGPAIATIFAVGLLASGLASTSVGAYAGSEIMSGLLHIRVPLLVRRLVTLIPALVILAFGVEPTWALVISQVVLSFGIPFAIIPLMAYTRNPEIMGKHSNGRVLRIVAGVIAGVIVALNIALIYLTATGAA
- a CDS encoding ABC transporter substrate-binding protein; translated protein: MSKLTKVAAGAVAATLALTTLAACSSGNTAKDDGKGSVYYLSFKPEQDKVWQQVAKTYTEETGVPVKVVTAASGTYEQTLKSEIAKSDAPTLFQINGPIGLKNWKNYTADLTDTDLYKNLIDKSMAVSEDGKAYGIPYVVEGYGIIYNQAIMDKYFALPGAKVSSMDEVKDFMTLKSLVEDMQSKKDDLGIKGVFASTSLKPGEDWRWQTHLADLPVHYEYQDDGVDDKADLKFAYNKEFKNIFDLYLNNSTIEPQLASSKAVSDSMAEFALGQAAMVQNGNWAYGQVADVDGNTVKAEDVHMLPIYTGHKGEEKQGLNIGTENFFSINSKASEANQKASIDFVNWLISSETGKKFMVEDLGFIPPFSTFSESEQPADPLAKEVIKSLADTETEVVPWVFTTFPSQTFKDDFGASLAQYAAGQMSWDDVVKGFVSSWKAEKGA